The window CTAGCTGTAATCCAAAGGAGATCAAAGTACCACGGGAAGTGATTAACGGCGAACAATATCACCGGCAAGCAGGCCACGAGATAAAACGGGAAAGCAGGGTAATGCACTTTATTCTTGAGGATCAAGAAATTGCAGGCGCAGAAAGACAGCAGCATCGAACCTATGGAGGCGAAGAGCGACGTCAGCCCGACCAGCAGTTTCCTCGGCAGGTTCGTGCCGAAGTCTTTCTGCTGGAATTTAGAAGTCAGGATGGCGAGGAACATGATCAAGGAGGTCACCGAGAAGCAGAGGGCGAGGAGGGAGGAGATGGAGAAGATGCTGAAGGCCATCTCGTTTTCCCAGTTTGGGGTGCCACCTCCGCCCGGGACTGTGGCGGAGGTGGAGAAGGCCACCGTGGCGATGAGGCTCGCCACCACGGAGCAGGACTGGGAGGTGCTGGTGAGCCACTTGCCGGCCTCCTTGGCGAGGCCGTCGTGGGTCTGGTAGAATATTTCCCTCGGGGTTTTCGACCCGTTCCGAGCGGGGCGATCTGGCATCGACTTCTTCACAAACTGCACCCAATTGagattcaacaaacaaatgGAAGAAACTATTTAGATAAAACTGAAATCACCATATAAGTCTAACCGGTTAGactataaaaaaagaaagaaaaaagaaaggacCATCAATATATCTAGGCTAAAAGAATTTGGTTTATGATGGAAGACTGGGTCAAtccaatcataaaaaaaaaattcaatcctTCTAAGGTTTGAGGAAGAGTGTTGGTAAATGAAACAAATGAATATAACAATTATCTCACATCACATTAGTGTAAAGAGAGCATTTTAAACTAGGGtaaattcgaaaaaaatatatgaagtttggtcaaattccGATTTATCTgtaactataaaaaatggccaattatgtcataactttgatatttttctcaattgtctcataacaaaaaatttcatcatgcTACGTGTAATGCGTGTATgtgtaaaaattaaagacaTAATTGACTAAATGTAATAAACGACGTCATTTAAATAACCAAATGTTTAGTTCGCATAATATTTTTCGTTTGCCAAAATCATAGATAGTCCCTttgtcccaagataagcgaaacacttcttttgggcatgagatttaaggaattaatatttaaatagttaaagtggagagagtaaagcttgagagagaaaaatagaggAGTGAAGAGGTAATAAAATAGgcggagaataaagtaagagatgattttttgctaaaatagaaatgactcacttaCGAGACatctcaaaaagaaatacaacttgtttatcttgggacggagagagtgcATAATTTTCCCCAAATCATAGAATATGAGACAATTGAAAAGAAAGTCAAAGTTATGATATAATTGACCGTTTTTAAAGTTACGAGATAGACCacaattttaccaaatttcatggttttttttgttcatttaaCCTTAAAGCTAGTATGGTATATACCTGATACCACTTGAGCTCCCATTGCATGAGCAGGAACGAGCCATGGCTTATACTCACCAGCCATAGCAGCAAGGTGCAATGCGCTATTGCCCTTCTTATCAGTTTCCAAAAGGATCGTATCTCTCATTTTGTCCCAATCAACCAAGAACTTGTACACGTGTGGCTGCCGATACTGCACTGCAATCAAAACCACATTCTTACCTTCAACATTCTTGTCGTGGATCGCCACCGGAACCCGCGCCAAAATCCCCTCCACCATCTCGACTATCCCGTTCTTGGCCGCGTCGAGGATGGGCGTCGCCACCTCTGCATCAGAGGTGGCAGCAATTTCGCAGATGTCGTTggcgtcgtcgtcgtcgtcatATAGATTCTCTTCACTATAACCAATGGCGGGTTTTTTATTGGCGGGGCGCATTCCGTCGTATTGACTTAGATTTGAGACGCCATTTACAAGTTTCCCCAAAATTTGGATTGACCAAAAATGTCTTGTCTTCTTCTCTTTAATCTCGGCCACTCGTTTTGAGCCTGATAAGATTGGAATCACACAACTCAAAACTTAGTTAGGTTTCGTTGGAGTTTGATCTAATCCAAATCCATTTAGGCTCCGCTTCGTATACAGaattggaattaaaattttatggaaCCGTAATTcaactttaaatattttgttcggtaataatgatgtaaaaaattgatatgaaGTGCATGTGTagtatgtgtgtgttgtttgtactttaactatttggaattctaATTATCTACTTTTGATTGGAGGGTTTTGATTTATGAAaactagatttaaatacagaaatgcAGAACCAAATCATACGTAggacatttttaggtcatactttgtttaattttaggtcatgctaacaaagcatgacctaaaatgatcttaaaatgacattaaacccaaatattataatatgacctaaaactacttaattatgaccttccgtgcttttggttaattattgaccattagatcatttaatcctagggccaagacttgggctgcatttctggatttaaatgcattcttgttttgatcatattCCTTGGATATGAAGTtcaaattatggaattaattagaatttttttgaattttaattcaatttcaaatccaaaTGGATACTTTGTACTACCAAACATTGGAATTGGAAATTCCGTAGGCTCAGTTCCATGGTACCGAACAGCcccttaaatatttttaaaatatcaaatttgtactatttgattttgatttcataGAGTGAATACAACGTACCTATTCCAAGGATTGCCAGCATTGGTTTGGATATTAACTTGACaaagttaataaaaacgaCGTAGGTCTTGGGAAGGATTTCATGTCCATTGGCCACGCGTTAGGTTAATTCCTCTACGGATagaacaaatgaaattaactTAGTTTAGTTGTACAAATTTAAGgttcaatataaaaatataaaatatgctaCACACGTACATGTCGACATTAATTGAGGCagtattactatattattagtGTCTATATTAAACGTGATTTAATTAGTGTAAGATGGGTACGTATTTATTTGCAAAATAAGTAAAGTTTTATGCACAAATTAGTTTGGCATGcatgataatgataatgatacACAACTTAGGTGGTAAGACATTTTCCTTCCGATCAATAAATTGGGGGTTTGAATCATCACAACTATGAGGGTAATTGAGAAAccattattgatatttattaaCGAAAAAAGAAGTTAGTATTTGACCTTTTTTATCCCATTCATATTGGCGTCGCTCTGCATTTGCAGTCCTGCTTCCACACAAGACAATCACTGAAAACAAAGGAGGAGGTAGCAAACTCAACCCTTACACAGTTACAGGTAGGACAATTTTTTACAAATCAAAGTTTGATCAAAATTGAtgtattttttccattttattgaAATGAAACCTCTTTGAGCAGGATACAACTTTTCGAAATAAAGGCTACaagtaatactactactatttagtTCTGAATGCTCACTTAGTTTGTCAACAAAACCGTTTTTTGGAGTTTCGAGCTTCGCTTTCTTGTCATTGCCTATATTTTCTTCGTCGTGTTTCTGGCTGCTGTGACTGTTCACTGcgaaaaaatacaaaaaaagcTTTAGGTTTAAAccttataatttcaaattaactGTTcggtatcacaaaaatatttcacgCATGGACCCACAATACCACAAAACACTACAAATAACGTACACATTCACTCCATCTCcattttactttactaatatTGCATTTAAACCCGAGCCATTTTccaagtttctatttttagaaaaggGGAGAGTATATACTTACATAGCCTTCGCAATATATTCCACAGTTGATTGAAGGTTACGAGGCAGGTATGATAATTCTCTGGATAATTTGCATCTTCCTTGTATTGAAGATCCGCCGCAGCTTGATTGGGCATCATCGAATGAGGCACCTTATCAACAAATATGCCTTTGACAAGGAATTTTCAAAAACCATGCTACCGTTAATAGAGGTTCTTatattaacaaaacaaaaataaaatcaaaacaaactcATTCTTTGTCCAATGTTGCAATAAAAATGCTTCAAAATCGGTACGATGAAGGTAGCCACAAAGTTTTCGGTTCACGATTTCAGTGCTAAATTTTACTGTGCGCCCATGGCCACGTTTGTTTGTCATGATTTTGTCTGTGAAAGTAATTCAATTTCTtgattataatagtaatagttttattattatacttttttattgctataatgtttttaattaataacttatcaagaaaagtttgacgtgattacaaattattattattattatttgatattcaTTAGGAGaatattaaactaattttagaattatgaatcatacttaattataattataataaattattatagtatttattactaatttttattagtatgtCTATTAACCTCTCTAGAAAGTTTTAATGTAACTacttattgaatttgattaatGAATATAGATAGTCTAAGAGGAATCGTATTTCCTTAAATAAGAATTATAGTCTCCAACAATATTACTTTcctgataaataaaaattatttaaagacTCACAATGATAGATGAGTTTATCAATGCCTCTAATTTTGCTTCCACTTTCAAAGGCAGATGGCTTGTTCGCCAGAATATGTAGCGGCGACACACCGTCCTTGTTGCGAGCTGCAACTAGCTTATTGTAGACTGTCATAATATCATAAGCCAAATCTGCAACCAAAAAGATTCAAAGAAATGAATTCCACAGGtacaaaataagagaaacataAAAGCATTCACAGTAGGAAGAGTCCTCCCACAACCTTCTCTCTTCTAACACCTTTTCACAGCTTTTCTAACAACCctccaatttaatttattttaattattggtatttattaaatagttaaaaaataaattgcagTGAATTATAGGGGAGCATTAGGGTGCATCCATAATTAGAgtcacaacgtacatccaatcccgtgctgccacgtggcacaAAACATGTAATGTtgtaaatacaaaaatgcaatatacatTTGTGAAATTGTAGATGGATTTCtgcaaattgcattttatattgttaagttttgcattttaacataaattgtctatgcaaaataaactataatctgtctatatataaaatacaaattaaacacTCTATATCTTTAATATAGaactcaacaaaaaaaaatgcaatctgtctataactaaaatgcaatatgccGAAATCTATTTGTAACTcctacacatatatattgcattttagtgtttacaatattgaATGTTTCGTGCCACGTGCCGGCAcgtgattggatgtacgttatAACTTCCGTCCCATTGGTGCCTGCCGGAGCCGTCCCATGGCTGAAGCCGCAATAGGGCTATCCCGCACGACAATGGGATGAGTGCTCTAAGATGATTAGATTAACATAAAagttagtactccctctgtcccggctaagatgacacattgcttagccggcacggggttttagaaattattggttaaaatgtttaattggagagagaaaaggtgagtgtaaatattaaagtagagagataaagaaatatgaatattttaatatgagtgagaaaaagtggttgagtgtattaatcggagagagaaaatttctaaaaaaggaaatgtgtcatcttagttgagaccgagctaaaaagaaaagcatTAATAAATGTAGCGGGACAGATAAAGATTACCTTATTAAATGttccatatttttaataaggGCT is drawn from Salvia hispanica cultivar TCC Black 2014 chromosome 6, UniMelb_Shisp_WGS_1.0, whole genome shotgun sequence and contains these coding sequences:
- the LOC125192101 gene encoding uncharacterized protein LOC125192101, yielding MRPANKKPAIGYSEENLYDDDDDANDICEIAATSDAEVATPILDAAKNGIVEMVEGILARVPVAIHDKNVEGKNVVLIAVQYRQPHVYKFLVDWDKMRDTILLETDKKGNSALHLAAMAGEYKPWLVPAHAMGAQVVSVCEEVDARSPRSERVENPEGNILPDPRRPRQGGRQVAHQHLPVLLRGGEPHRHGGLLHLRHSPGRRWHPKLGKRDGLQHLLHLLPPRPLLLGDLLDHVPRHPDF
- the LOC125194839 gene encoding uncharacterized protein LOC125194839, with protein sequence MKGTVIAGEETETLFCMPASKGDLAYDIMTVYNKLVAARNKDGVSPLHILANKPSAFESGSKIRGIDKLIYHCIFVDKVPHSMMPNQAAADLQYKEDANYPENYHTCLVTFNQLWNILRRLLNSHSSQKHDEENIGNDKKAKLETPKNGFVDKLRLQMQSDANMNGIKKVKY